The DNA window GGACGGTGTGCGGCTCCTGCTCGCGGGCGTCCGGGCCGTGGGGGTCCCGCCTGCTGGCCGCCCAGACGTCCACGGCAACCCCTCGCGGGAGCCAGAAGTTGCCGATGGGGACGAACCAGGAGCCGATCGCCCAGCCGGGCCCCTTGCGCTGGAGGTCCGGGGCGAAGACGCCGGCGTTCTTCCGCACCCGGGAGAACCAGGCAATGAACACGACGGCCGTCGCGAGGAAGACGGCCGAGTAGGCCGTGGACGAGACGGTCATCAGGGTGTCGGTGAGGTCCAGGTCCTCGACGGGCACGGCGGCGAAGCCCTCGGTCACCCGGTCGTCCCAGTGGCCCCGGGCCCGGAACGAGACGAACAGCGAGAACACGTCGGCCACGACGACGGCGCCGAGCAGGACCGTCACGGCGCGGGCGAGCCCGACCGGCGAGCGGGGCGCCGCGGGGGCGGCGGGCAGCGGCGCGGGCGGGCCCGGCGGCGGCGCGCCGTTCGCGGGGGCGGCCGCGCAGCCCTCGCAGGGCCCTGTGCCGGTGGTGGCCTTCTCGGTACCGCAATTGGCGCACAGCACGGCTGGGCGACCCCCCAAGGTGACGGGACGCCCCTCCCCCGAGGGGTGGCGACGGCGCGGGCGCCGACCGGCGCGCGCCCGCGGAACATACGCCGCCGCCGGCCGGGCCGTCCATCGCGTTCCCGGGCCCGGCGGGCCCGTCGGGCGGCCGGTCGGCCGCTCAGCCGGTCAGCCGGTCAGCCGGTCCGCTGCGACAGGGCCTTGAAGCCCTCCCAGTCCAGCGTCGGCGTGCCCGCGTCCCAGGTCTTCTGCGCCAGGGCGCGCATCGGGAGGTGG is part of the Streptomyces agglomeratus genome and encodes:
- a CDS encoding DUF4328 domain-containing protein, coding for MLCANCGTEKATTGTGPCEGCAAAPANGAPPPGPPAPLPAAPAAPRSPVGLARAVTVLLGAVVVADVFSLFVSFRARGHWDDRVTEGFAAVPVEDLDLTDTLMTVSSTAYSAVFLATAVVFIAWFSRVRKNAGVFAPDLQRKGPGWAIGSWFVPIGNFWLPRGVAVDVWAASRRDPHGPDAREQEPHTVLTAWWTAWVVAALLGRHAVKRYAKAEEPGALLGALDQMIVADLLDIAAAALAILFVRALTRMQSDKAATLPFASTQPPAKSLGAGRM